From a single Miscanthus floridulus cultivar M001 chromosome 8, ASM1932011v1, whole genome shotgun sequence genomic region:
- the LOC136470371 gene encoding uncharacterized protein — protein sequence MAIPNYTYHKLKMLGPNDVITMSSAFSHVFMCDREHFELATTVVNSSKLPRLRESLILAVLDCNKPTFSTAFHPLKETKAIGIDPTNPTKMVRIGTQLPAK from the coding sequence atggcaatccccaactacacctaccacaagctgaagatgctaggaccaaacgacgtcatcaccatgagcagtgCCTTTTCACATGTCTtcatgtgcgaccgcgagcattttgagctcgccaccaCAGTTGTCAACTCATCCAAGCTCCCACGGCTCAGGGAATCATTGATCCtggcagtcctagactgcaacaaaccaaccttctCAACGGCCTTCCAcccgctcaaggaaaccaaggcaatAGGAAttgaccccaccaacccaaccaagatggtgcggatcgggacccagctcccggccaaatag